One Terriglobia bacterium genomic window, GGCGCGGAGGCGGACGTTCGGGCCGGTCCCACAGCTTCAGGTGCCGCAGGATCTTTTCAATGACTAGGCCGTCGCCGATCAGGCTGATAATCTTAAGCGGTCCGCAGCAGCGGGGACAAACCAGGGGATCCGCTTCGTACACTTTCTTAATCAACCGCGCCCACGAGCGCCTGCGGCCGCGCGCGAACTCCTCGCCGCTGTCGGAATCGTCCGCGCGCCGTGGTTGCGGGTCGGCTGGATGAGCGGATGCTGAAGCAGGAGCCTCTGCCGAAACCCGGCGCGCATTGGAAGCGAGACGTTCCACGTTCTGGCGCAACTCGCCGACTTCATCGACAGCGAGTAACCGGCCCGGACAGGGCCCGGCGGGGCGCTCCGGCACGCAAGCACAGTCCTGCCGCTAGCTGGCGACTGCCTTGGGTGCTGCTGGCTGCCAAGGGCGAAGTCACAAGGAGTGTGAGCGTGATCGTAAATCTTTTGATGTTGATTGCCGGCTGCGTGCTGATTTCGGTAGGCGCGAAGAGTTGGTCCCTGGGAAGCGGGATTCTGTGCGTTGTATTGGTGATACTCAATGGGATCGGAATTGTGATGCGGCAACTGCCAAAGCCGATGGAAACAGCCACGCCTGTTTCTCGCGTGGCTCGTCCCTCTAGTCGGCCCTTCACCACCCCAATCGGAAGCAGGAGGCCCGACCTGAATTAGTCCACGTGCAATGCGGCGCGGCGAACAGGTAGACGGCCCAGTAACAGAACGGCGCGAACCTATCAGCCAGGGCCTATCGCCGGGAATCCTGGAACAAAATCACCGGATGTGAAGAGGGATAGCATGGACTTCATCGTTTCGAGAAACGAGATCTTAAACCCTTGGACTTGGCAAAGGGCGTGGCCGTGCAAAGGAGCACAATCCCGATCCTGGCGAACGTTTTGTTTCGTGTTGAGGGCCAAAGACTCACAATTGCCGGCACGGACCTCGATGTTTCGACCCAGGCAGGTTGCGAGGTTCAGGCAGAGGACGAAGGCGCGGCAACCGTCCCCGCGAAGCGCCTGTTCGACATTGTGCGACTTCAACCCGAAGATGCCGAGATCCGAATCAAGCTCCTCAAAAACGATTTTGTCCAACTGAAAGCCGGGAAGTCGGAATACAAGATGCCCGGCTTGTCTGTCGAGAGCTTTCCGCAGATCCCACCGTTCCCGAGCGACATGGTAGTCGCGCTTCCCGGGGCGGTGCTCTGGGCGATGATTCAGCGCACGATGTTTGCTATCCCCAGAGAAGACTCGGCTATTCACTGTCGGGGGCGCTGCTGGCTCTAACGCCGACCCAGATGCGAATAGTGTCGACTGACGGTCATCGGCTGGCAATCGTGACCAAGAGCGCCGACCTCACCCAAGTTGAATCAGAGATCAACGCCTTGATTCCGTATAAGGCGCTCGTGGAACTTCAGGGGCTGATCGGCGATGGCGACCCAGTCGTTGGATTCGGGACAAGCGAGAACAAGCTGTTCTTCGCGGTGGAGGGCAAGCAGCTCATCAGTCGGACCCTCACCGCAAGATTCCCGAACTACGCAATGGTGCTGCCCAAGGCCAACGACAAGCTGATCACGGTTCCCGTGGCAGACGTTGCGAAGGCGGTGAAGCGGGCCGGCATCATGACCGACGACCGTATTCGGTGCATTAAGCTCGTAGTCGATGCCGGAACCCTAAAGGTTACAGCAAGTTCAGTCGGGATCGGGGAAGCCTGCGAGGTTCTTCCTCTGGAATACGAGGGAGATCCGCTCGAGATCGGATTCAACCCGAAATACATCCTCGACTTCCTGGGCGCCTGTGAGTCGACGAACGTGACGGTTGCGCTGAAGGATGGCGAAACCCAGGCGGAACTGAGGCCGGCGGGCAAATCTGAGTTTGAGTACCGATACGTGCTGATGCCCATGAAGCAGTAGGGGGAGCTGGATGTCGATGGGATTGGACAGGCTGGATCGGGAGTTTTCGCTCCCGGTTCGGACCCAGGCGAACTGGATATGCGCACGCTGCAGCGGCGACTTCAGCATGAGGCGCGATGACCTCCATTGCAGCCATTTCCATAGCAGGAGAAACAGGGCGACCCGTTATCACCTCGACAACTGCTCCGCCCTCTGTTGCCGGTGCCATTGGTATCTGGACCATCACCCCACTGCGCACAAGCTCTGGAAGCTGATGCAAGTAGGCCAGGCACGATATGAGGCACTCGCAAAGCGGGCCCACACGATTGTCAAACTCGATGTGAAGGCAGTCCGGGAATGGATAAGGGAAGAAATGCGAATGGTTGCCGCATAAGAGGTGGAACGTGCCAATCGACCATTGGAAGTACCCGCCAAACTGAGAAGCTATACGAGAAAGGCACACTTGAAAAAGAACCGAGTGCTGGTTCATGCGCTGCGCTGGCAACGGAACCTCCCTGGCCGGTAGATGGCATCTACCGGCCGATTCTGGTGGTGCGCGATCTGGCGAGCGGGTCGCAGCTGCTGGCGCTGCCGGCAGAGGCAGCAACGGCGGAAACGACCATAACTGCGTTGCAGTCGCTTTTCCGCGAGCACGGTGCGCCCCTGGTTTTGAAGTCGGATAACGGCGGCGCGTTCACCGCCGTTGATGTCGAAAGCTTTTTGGAGGCGCGCGACGTGCATCATCTGCTGTCGCCGCCGCGGCTTCCGTCCTATAATGGGGCATGCGAAGCGGGGATGGGATCCCTGAAAGTCCGGGCGCATCACGAGTCGGTGCGCCACGATCGCGCCGGGGGGTGGACCTGCGATGATGTCGAAGCCGCACGCCTCATGGCCAACGAGACCTCCCGGCCCGGAGGCTTTCACACACCAACGCCGAACGAACGGTGGCACATCCGGTTGTTGCTTTCCCTGCAAGAGAGGGAGAGGTTCCAGGTTTCCGTTGAGCAGTTGCGAGCAGATGCGCGCAAGGAGCTCGGTTGTCTGCCCGGCATCGATCCCGGGCCTGCCATGCGGGCAGTCGTCGATCGCCGGGCAATCACGCGTGCGCTCGCGGCGCACAACATTCTCAAACTCAGGAGGAGGCGAATTAGTCCACCGATTTCCATCGCAAAATCGGCAAGATTTTCGTAGAGGGCACAAGGAGTCAAAATGAAAAGAACAGGAATCAATCTCACGCTGTTGGTATTGCTTACGGTTACTAACTCGAGCTGTATTGATCCAACAATTGGCGGAGATGGAAGATTATCTGTAGTTGGAAGATACCGTATTGACATGGCGTACGGGTTCGATATCAAAGACAACTATGCGTATCTAGGTACAAACGATGGATTGCTAGTTCTTGACATAAGCAAGCGGGAAAGTCCGGCAAAAGTAGCGGAACTCGAACTGGGCTTCATAAGGGATGTAGGAGTAATCGATGGAGTTGCCTATTTGAGCGGAGGGACGAACGGTTTCATCATTGTTGATATATCAGATGCAAAGCAGCCGAAGCTACTTGGAAGATATCGCGACCAGGGAGAGATTTACGGCTTTGCAAAGTCAGGCCCTTATGCTTATCTATGCGATAGACTAGAAGGTCTCAAGGTCATTGATATCAAAGATCCCGGTAACCCAAAGAAGATTGGCCAATGGAGTAATGGAGGACAATACTGGGAAATCAGCATCAGAGATCAAATAGCCTATGTCGCGGATATGAGAGATGGACTAGAGATAGTTGAAATTTCTGATCCCACATTGCCACGTCTAGTGGCCACCGTTCCCGATACAAAAGGAGCCTCGAGTGTTCATCTTGTCGATGAGCAACTTTGTCTTGGCTCTTTCAATGGGATCAAAACATTTGATATTAAGGACCCAAAAGCTCCACGGCTTGTTATGAGCGCTCTTGGTCACCAGGAAGTTCTGGAAGGATATATATCAAAGAACTTGCTGTTTGCTGGAGTTGATGGTGTGACAGTTTTTGATCTAACCAAACCTGGTGAACCGATCGAACTGGCGAAATGGACGATAAGAGGAGGAGTGCACGGAATTATCTATGATGGACATTACATCTACACCGCCAAAATAGGATTTTATGTTCTAGAACTGAAAAGTCAGTAGCGCGGTAGTCGTATCCGTGCAGTGGTTTAATGATAGGGAATTGTTTTGGAGGGGGTGGGTGAGGATGGTACACCTGGCCTGGAAACATCTCCGAAATATCCCCGATTCCGGATGGGAAGCAGCTGCCGCGTCCGTGAAAGGGGGCTCGCAGGGGGGAAGACGAGGATGGGGAGCGGGTCGGGACGTCCCGACCCGCTCCCCATCACCGCGCCTGCGCCGATTTCGGGCACACTTCCGCCAAGGCAAGGGCGGCCGTCTTGAAAGCACAGGAGCCCGGGACCGCCTCAGCCGGCCGCGTCCGGCCTCGTCAAACCCGGCGATCTCCTCATCATATTGGATCGATCGCCCGGCGGGGCGCGGAGGCGGACGTTCGGGCCGGTCCCACAGCTTCAGGTGCCGCAGGATCTTTTCAATGACTAGGCCGTCGCCGATCAGGCATCCGCTTCGTATATTTGCAGGAGAAATCGCTGTCAAAGAGCGAATTGTAGCCTTGTCGTACATAACCGCTGGATGAAGATGGTCGCACGTTCGACCTGCCCGGAAACCATTATCAAAACCCGGTGGCGATCCGTTGGGAACGCAACCGGGCTGACACTGATCTGCTCCGGTCATTATCCTCAAGCCGTGCTACAATGCCGCCCGTACCCAAGGGAATCATTATGCCTGAAAATCCCATTCTCATGGAGCGGTTGGAACGCTTGTTGAGTTCGACCGTCATTTCGTTGGTGTTGGTCGGTGTCCTGGTGGGGAATGCCTATCTGTATACGATGGTCGGTTACCCAGCCATTTTGGAAATTCCCGGATTCATCTTACTCTTGCGGTCTTCGGAAGCGAATCGCCATCCTGGATTCCCTGCTGCCTCCTGACCTCCCCGCCCGCGTGACGCGCCTCGAGTTTCACCAGACCACTCCGCGCGTGGTTTTCAAGGGGCGAGCCTTCTGGTCGGCATCTTGACCAGTCCCTTCACGGCTCCAAAATCTCATGTGCAGCGAGATCTTTGGGTCAAAACCGCCGGCTGGCAGTTAGAAAAGGTGCGGCCCTGCAGGCCGCGTGAGGAGGGCTGTCGGCCGTGATGTCCGATTTTCATGCAGCGCCCCGGCCATGGGAGATCCATCAGCCGGCAAGCGCTGTCTTCAAGACCGAGTGGCCGGATTTCACAGTGTGTGAAACTCCGGCCGAATACCGCCCCCGTAATCCTGCGGGGAGCGTTCTCTATCGCGTTCTTGCCGCAGAGCTGGAGAATTTCCTCGACAGGCAGCGGCTGCGGGACCGGCATGTGCCCCGGTTTGTGGAAAGGGAGCTGCGATCCTTCCTTGATTGTGGAGTCATGGCCCGGGGCTTTTTGCGCATTCACTGCGACGCCTGCCGCCTCGACAGACTTGTCCCGTTTTCCTGTAAATGTCGCGGATTTTGTCCGTGCTGTTGCGGGCGGCGCATGGCGGATACCGCCGCCCATCTCGTCGATCAAGTCTTTCCCGAGGTCCCTGTCCGTCAATGGGTGCTGTCGCTTCCTTTTGCCTTGCGCTACCGCCTTGCCTACGATTCGTCTCTGCTGGGAGAGGTTCTGCGGATCTTCGTGCGTGCCGTGTTTGCCTCGATTCGCCGCCGCGCCGGCATTCCTGCTTCGGACCGCCGCGCGCGGTGCGGCGCCGTGAGCTTTGTCCAGCGCTTCGGAGATGCCCTCCGGCTCAATCCGCATATCCATAGCCTCGTGTTGGATGGCATCTACATCGTCAACGAAAAAGGAGAAGTGGTTTTCCGGGACGTGGCGCCGCCGAGCGACGCCGAAGTGGCGCGCGTTGCCGATCGCGTTCACCGCAGCGTCGCCAGGCTTCTCGAGCGCAAGGGCTTGGGGCCGGAGGCCGCTCCGGAGGAAGCGGACACGCTCGGGCGGGAGGAGCCGCTGCTGGCTGAGCTGTATGGCGCATCGATTTCGGGACGAGTGGCAACCGGCCCGCGCGCCGGCCGGCGTGTTACGAAGGTTGGCGACGAGGTCGATGTGGAAAGCCAAACCATGGACTCCGGCTCATGCTGTGCGTCGGTTGCCGGCTACAGCATTCACGCTGGCGTCCGGATCGCGGCTCATGACCGCGTTCGGCTTGAGCGTCTGGCGAGCTACGCGGGCCGCCCGCCGCTGGCCACGGAGCGGCTGTCGCTTATGCCCGATGGAAGACTGCTCTATCGCCTCAAACGCCGCTGGCGAGATGGGACCTCGCATGTGATCTTCGAGCCCGGCGAACTGGTCGAAAAGCTTGCTGCGCTTGTGCCTCCGCCCCGCTTCAATCTGGTCAGGTATCATGGAATCCTTGCTCCCTCGGCCGCCTGGAGGCCGCTGGTCGTTCCCGAACCGCCGGCCTGTCATGGGACCGCGCACCGTGACTGCCCCGCCCTAGCCGATCCGGCAAATGCTAAAAATAAAGGGGATAACCGGCCCCGGAATTACTCCTGGGCTCAGCTTTTAAAAAGAGTTTTTGAGATTGACGTTTTAAAATGTCCCCGTTGCGGCGGCCGCATGCGCATCCTTGCAGCGATCAATCCGCCCGAAGCCATCCATAGGATTCTTGATTGCCTGGGCGTGCCGACGAGACCCCCGCCAATTGCAGCAGCATCGACCGC contains:
- a CDS encoding transposase produces the protein MSDFHAAPRPWEIHQPASAVFKTEWPDFTVCETPAEYRPRNPAGSVLYRVLAAELENFLDRQRLRDRHVPRFVERELRSFLDCGVMARGFLRIHCDACRLDRLVPFSCKCRGFCPCCCGRRMADTAAHLVDQVFPEVPVRQWVLSLPFALRYRLAYDSSLLGEVLRIFVRAVFASIRRRAGIPASDRRARCGAVSFVQRFGDALRLNPHIHSLVLDGIYIVNEKGEVVFRDVAPPSDAEVARVADRVHRSVARLLERKGLGPEAAPEEADTLGREEPLLAELYGASISGRVATGPRAGRRVTKVGDEVDVESQTMDSGSCCASVAGYSIHAGVRIAAHDRVRLERLASYAGRPPLATERLSLMPDGRLLYRLKRRWRDGTSHVIFEPGELVEKLAALVPPPRFNLVRYHGILAPSAAWRPLVVPEPPACHGTAHRDCPALADPANAKNKGDNRPRNYSWAQLLKRVFEIDVLKCPRCGGRMRILAAINPPEAIHRILDCLGVPTRPPPIAAASTAAPYFS
- a CDS encoding transposase family protein → MDKGRNANGCRIRGGTCQSTIGSTRQTEKLYEKGTLEKEPSAGSCAALATEPPWPVDGIYRPILVVRDLASGSQLLALPAEAATAETTITALQSLFREHGAPLVLKSDNGGAFTAVDVESFLEARDVHHLLSPPRLPSYNGACEAGMGSLKVRAHHESVRHDRAGGWTCDDVEAARLMANETSRPGGFHTPTPNERWHIRLLLSLQERERFQVSVEQLRADARKELGCLPGIDPGPAMRAVVDRRAITRALAAHNILKLRRRRISPPISIAKSARFS